The proteins below come from a single Aegilops tauschii subsp. strangulata cultivar AL8/78 chromosome 6, Aet v6.0, whole genome shotgun sequence genomic window:
- the LOC120967211 gene encoding uncharacterized protein has translation MDNRERPRGDRRLGPLSLTQLTDREARTAAARCQSVTHAAPFLLLLFSGGSPRLPSAAVQSRPADHRRVRRRCPVPSPPCRSRDPLLLASASPSPASKTRRGEAPEVPSGSTSKQTSTRGHHTWLMSNRRRVAFGSSSARLSRSNLSFMTTTMQLCPSTSPLHMETCLFLKLSPTLNNEHGPLPVSKQNYYAPSL, from the exons ATGGATAATCGGGAACG GCCGCGAGGAGACAGAAGGCTCGGCCCACTCTCTCTTACTCAGCTCACGGACCGGGAGGCCCGAACTGCCGCGGCCCGCTGTCAGTCAGTCACTCACGCCGCccctttcctcctcctccttttcTCCGGCGGTTCTCCCCGGCTTCCAAGCGCCGCTGTCCAGTCCCGCCCGGCGGATCATCGGAGGGTTCGACGCCGCTGTCCCGTCCCGTCCCCTCCATGCAGGTCCCGCGAccccctcctcctcgccagtgCCAGTCCCAGCCCCGCCTCTAAAACCCGCCGCGGCGAGGCTCCAGAAGTGCCGTCAG GCTCGACGTCCAAGCAAACATCGACCAG GGGACATCATACTTGGCTGATGAGCAACAGAAGAAGGGTAGCATTTGGGAGCTCTTCAGCGAGGCTCAGTCGGA GCAATCTGTCCTTCATGACCACCACAATGCAGCTATGTCCGAGTACATCACCTCTACATATGGAGACGTGTCTCTTTCTGAAGCTCTCGCCGACATT GAATAATGAACACGGACCCCTACCTGTCAGCAAGCAGAACTATTATGCCCCTAGTCTCTGA
- the LOC109742871 gene encoding phosphoenolpyruvate carboxylase kinase 2: MVHGGEEALRRQYAIGDEIGRGRFGTVRRCHSNATGEALALKTTPKASLRDPLDLALAEQEPKLHLLASSPPCSPHLVALHAAFDDADAVHLVVDLCAGGDLLSLLSARGGRLPEREAAGLAAQIASALAACHRRGVAHRDVKPDNLLFDAATGALKLADLGSAEWFGDGRRMTGLVGTPYYVAPEVVAGREYGEKVDVWSAGVVLYVMLSGTVPFYGATAPEIFEAVLRGNLRFPPRAFAGVSPEAKDLMRRMLCKDVSRRLSAEQVLRHPWIASCGGNAVAG, translated from the exons ATGGTTCACGGCGGAGAGGAGGCGCTGAGGCGGCAGTACGCCATCGGCGACGAGATCGGGCGCGGCCGCTTCGGCACGGTGCGCCGGTGCCACTCCAACGCCACGGGGGAGGCGCTGGCGTTGAAGACCACGCCCAAGGCTTCGCTGCGCGACCCGCTGGACCTGGCCCTCGCGGAGCAGGAGCCCAAGCTGCACCTCCTCGCATCCTCCCCGCCCTGCAGCCCGCACCTGGTCGCCCTCCACGCCGCCttcgacgacgccgacgccgtcCACCTCGTCGTCGACCTCTGCGCCGGCGGGGACCTCCTCTCGCTCCTCTCCGCCCGCGGCGGCCGCCTCCCCGAGCGCGAGGCGGCGGGGCTGGCCGCGCAGATCGCCTCCGCGCTCGCCGCCTGCCACCGCCGCGGGGTCGCGCACCGCGACGTCAAGCCCGACAACCTCCTCTTCGACGCCGCCACCGGCGCGCTCAAGCTCGCCGACTTGGGCTCCGCGGAGTGGTTCGGGGACGGGAGGAGGATGACCGGCCTCGTCGGCACGCCGTACTACGTGGCGCCCGAGGTGGTCGCCGGGAGGGAGTACGGCGAGAAGGTGGACGTGTGGAGCGCCGGGGTGGTGCTCTACGTGATGCTCTCCGGGACCGTGCCCTTCTACGGCGCCACCGCCCCGGAGATCTTCGAGGCCGTGCTCCGCGGCAACCTGCGCTTCCCGCCCCGCGCCTTCGCCGGCGTGTCGCCCGAGGCCAAGGACCTGATGCGCCGCATGCTCTGCAAGGACGTCTCCCGCAGGCTCTCCGCCGAGCAAGTCCTGA GGCATCCGTGGATCGCGAGCTGCGGAGGGAATGCGGTGGCGGGCTGA
- the LOC109742873 gene encoding uncharacterized protein, translating into MENGRSRGSGQASEWTGEKRTKIQSTPSTPGDLGNTVRMHYSGGQEQIEGLDRDNDRLQREFISLFERLNGGPPAPQDDDDDESPAWCDAQQLKALNQRLALCRIRAHEEKYRGMDDASLLALFPPSNLEDNWYYNKYYQRDFQWDFDPDYCKYVHLQDYQRLMLPDNVGNKHLDPCN; encoded by the exons ATGGAGAATGGCCGCTCGCGAGGATCCGGCCAAGCCTCTGAATGGACCGGCGAAAAGAGGACCAAGATCCAAAGCACACCTAGCACTCCCGGCGATCTCGGCAACACCGTACGGATGCATTATTCCGGCGGACAAGAGCAAATCGAAGGCCTTGACCGGGACAACGacaggctccaaagggagttcaTTTCTCTTTTCGAGCGGTTGAACGGCGGCCCCCCTGCACCTcaagacgacgacgacgacgagtcACCGGCCTGGTGCGACGCGCAGCAGCTCAAGGCGCTCAACCAACGCCTCGCGCTGTGCCGCATCAGAGCTCACGAG GAGAAATACCGGGGAATGGACGATGCGAGCCTGTTAGCGCTGTTCCCGCCCTCCAATCTCGAGGACAATTGGTACTATAATAAGTATTACCAGCGCGATTTTCAGTGGGACTTTGATCCTGACTACTGCAAGTACGTTCACTTGCAGGACTATCAGCGGCTCATGCTTCCGGATAATGTAGGTAACAAACACTTGGATCCATGCAACTAG
- the LOC109742864 gene encoding wall-associated receptor kinase 1-like: MAITLVVLLVLLLLLPVTRVSAQEQQQQQQPPPQHVVQPGCRDKCGNITITYPFGIGAGCFRDDGRGGFQLLCDDSLPVPRLTVADYGIQITSLSISTGEAHASLNATRRCYNSKGSVISQGGPVAVPLVGTNLLFSATKNRLVVLGCPNLGYFNDVDGYYVSGCMAVCRPRKSTASGSCTGVGCCQSMIPPAVDYYQPYLLDIPKSKGDLIIYVNSVTCRYVFLVEETWLHTNYTSKNHNKTDDFAVPVVLDWAVRNVENCRGARKNATAYACRSTLSKCVDSKNGAGYRCGCSKGYEGNPYLYDGCKDINECERKGKHACYGVCTNTPGSYTCQCPPGTSGDATVKNGCRPKDSFTLAVKVVTGISLGVFLPFFMCFWLYLGLQKRKLIRTKQKFFELNGGLFLQQQIHNYNGNSKGTGGFKIFSKEELEKATKNFAADRVLGHGGHGIVYKGVLEDKTVVAIKKSKIMEEAQTKEFAREMFILSQINHRNVVKLLGCCLEAEVPMLVYEFVSNGTLDQYIHGGKGINSDRAFGTCLRVAVESAEALAYMHSSASPPIIHGDVKTANILLDDKLTAKVSDFGASKLAPTDEATIATLVQGTCGYLDPEYLITCLLTDKSDVYSFGVVLLELLTRKKALYLDGSAKDRSLVLCFMTAAKVGQHQELLDRQVRDEMRIEVLEEITHLVIRCLNMSGEERPTMKEVAERLEMLRRYQHHPWAQADGNQQNVNYKFTQDYILDF; encoded by the exons ATGGCGATCACACTGGTCGTGCTGCTCGTGCTGCTGTTGCTACTGCCAGTGACTCGAGTCTCAGCtcaggagcagcagcagcagcagcagccgccgccgcaaCATGTTGTGCAGCCGGGCTGCCGTGACAAGTGCGGCAACATCACCATTACCTACCCCTTTGGCATCGGCGCGGGTTGCTTCCGCGACGATGGCCGAGGTGGCTTCCAGCTTTTGTGTGACGACTCCCTACCAGTCCCACGGCTCACCGTAGCTGACTACGGCATCCAGATAACCAGCTTATCCATTAGCACCGGCGAGGCCCATGCCTCCCTCAACGCGACTCGCCGCTGCTACAACAGCAAGGGGAGCGTCATCAGCCAAGGCGGCCCGGTAGCTGTACCACTCGTTGGGACCAACCTCCTCTTCTCGGCCACCAAGAACCGCCTCGTCGTGCTCGGCTGCCCCAACCTCGGCTACTTCAACGACGTTGACGGCTACTACGTCAGTGGCTGCATGGCTGTGTGCCGGCCACGGAAATCCACTGCATCGGGGTCCTGCACAGGCGTCGGCTGCTGCCAGAGCATGATACCCCCCGCTGTCGACTACTATCAGCCGTACCTGCTCGACATCCCAAAGAGCAAGGGAGACCTGATCATCTATGTAAACAGCGTGACCTGCCGGTATGTGTTCTTGGTGGAGGAGACGTGGTTACATACCAACTACACCAGCAAGAACCACAACAAGACCGACGACTTCGCCGTGCCTGTCGTGCTCGACTGGGCTGTCCGGAACGTGGAAAACTGCAGAGGCGCTAGGAAGAATGCAACCGCATATGCATGCCGGAGCACGCTCAGCAAGTGCGTCGACTCCAAAAACGGCGCTGGGTACCGTTGCGGCTGCTCCAAGGGATATGAGGGCAACCCCTATTTATATGATGGATGCAAAG ACATCAATGAGTGTGAGCGGAAAGGAAAACACGCATGCTACGGGGTCTGCACAAATACGCCCGGAAGCTACACTTGCCAATGCCCTCCTGGGACTAGTGGAGACGCCACCGTGAAGAATGGTTGCCGGCCAAAGGACAGTTTCACTTTAGCCGTGAAAGTAGTTACAG GAATCAGCCTTGGAGTGTTCTTACCATTTTTCATGTGCTTCTGGCTCTACTTGGGACTCCAGAAGAGGAAGCTTATCAGAACAAAGCAGAAGTTCTTCGAGCTAAATGGAGGCCTCTTCCTGCAGCAGCAAATACATAACTACAATGGCAACAGCAAAGGCACTGGTGGGTTCAAGATCTTTTCCAAGGAAGAGCTGGAGAAAGCGACCAAAAACTTTGCAGCCGACCGTGTTCTCGGCCATGGAGGACACGGCATTGTCTACAAGGGTGTCCTTGAGGACAAGACAGTGGTGGCGATCAAGAAGTCAAAGATAATGGAAGAGGCCCAGACCAAAGAATTCGCGAGGGAGATGTTCATCCTCTCCCAGATCAACCACAGGAATGTCGTCAAGCTGCTCGGATGCTGTCTCGAAGCAGAAGTGCCCATGTTGGTCTACGAGTTCGTCTCAAATGGCACCCTCGACCAATACATCCATGGTGGCAAGGGTATCAACTCCGACAGAGCTTTTGGCACCTGTCTTCGGGTAGCAGTAGAGTCAGCCGAGGCATTGGCGTACATGCACTCTTCGGCCTCGCCGCCAATCATTCATGGAGACGTCAAGACAGCAAACATTTTGTTGGATGACAAGCTCACagcaaaagtttctgattttgGAGCATCAAAATTGGCACCAACTGATGAGGCCACGATTGCAACGCTGGTGCAAGGAACTTGTGGTTACCTTGATCCAGAATACCTAATAACATGCTTGCTGACTGACAAGAGTGATGTGTACAGCTTTGGCGTCGTCCTATTGGAGCTTCTAACAAGGAAGAAGGCGTTGTACTTGGACGGGTCGGCAAAAGATAGAAGCCTCGTTTTATGCTTCATGACGGCAGCGAAGGTAGGTCAGCACCAAGAGCTTCTGGACAGACAAGTAAGGGATGAGATGAGAATCGAAGTGCTCGAAGAGATCACGCACCTCGTGATAAGATGCTTGAACATGAGTGGGGAGGAACGGCCGACGATGAAGGAGGTTGCGGAGAGGCTGGAGATGCTGAGGAGATACCAGCACCATCCGTGGGCTCAAGCGGATGGGAATCAACAGAATGTGAATTACAAGTTCACGCAGGATTACATCCTTGATTTTTGA